The following proteins come from a genomic window of Chryseobacterium glaciei:
- a CDS encoding cytochrome P450 gives MHPEFNYPAEIKGKRKLYSLFKGLNHPLEVISGNHQSVGDNYYIKASFTDKNFIFSQDKEFVEYILKQNHKNYQKSEIQSVTLGKYLGKGLLTNNGKDWLKQRRLIQPGFGKAKIANLVSIMEEEIDKSLESFKIESEVDLYDFFHSLAFNIVAKTLFSSDVDENTVNELSKIITEVQEVSTKEVRLPFYTNILNIFGVIDKNIEKSKRSKAIIQSVLDKRRNSGEEKNDLLDMLIQTRYEDTQLPMSDEQLVDEMLILFIAGHETTANALSFIFFEISQSPKAEEKLKKEIENEGEMVFTSENLMKKSFTVNIIKEAMRLHSPAWAIDREALEDDSFKEYSWPKGTLIILYISGLHRNPKYWEHPDSFIPERFEDENSKNFAYYPFGAGPRLCIGEHFAMMEMALIVRKFYRRFTFISYQKKLEKKALVTLRPISLKGKIINNLA, from the coding sequence ATGCATCCAGAGTTTAATTATCCGGCAGAAATTAAAGGAAAAAGAAAGCTATATTCTTTATTTAAAGGGCTTAATCATCCGTTGGAAGTTATCAGCGGAAACCACCAATCTGTAGGTGATAATTATTATATCAAAGCTAGTTTTACCGATAAAAACTTCATCTTTTCTCAGGATAAAGAGTTTGTTGAATATATTTTAAAACAAAATCACAAAAATTATCAAAAATCTGAAATACAATCTGTCACTTTAGGAAAATATCTGGGGAAAGGTCTGTTGACCAACAACGGAAAGGATTGGTTGAAACAAAGAAGACTGATTCAACCAGGTTTTGGTAAGGCGAAAATTGCCAATCTTGTTTCGATTATGGAAGAAGAAATTGATAAATCTCTTGAATCATTCAAAATCGAATCTGAAGTAGATTTGTACGATTTCTTTCATTCGCTGGCTTTTAACATTGTTGCGAAAACCCTTTTCAGTTCCGATGTTGACGAAAATACAGTGAATGAATTAAGCAAAATAATCACAGAAGTTCAGGAAGTTTCTACCAAAGAAGTTCGTTTACCTTTTTACACTAATATCTTAAATATTTTCGGGGTTATTGATAAAAACATTGAAAAAAGTAAGAGATCAAAAGCAATCATTCAAAGTGTTTTAGACAAAAGAAGAAATTCGGGCGAGGAAAAGAACGATCTTTTGGATATGTTGATTCAGACGAGATATGAAGATACACAACTTCCCATGTCGGACGAACAGCTTGTTGATGAAATGCTCATCCTTTTCATTGCCGGACATGAAACTACGGCCAATGCTTTAAGTTTTATCTTTTTTGAGATCAGCCAAAGCCCAAAAGCTGAGGAAAAATTAAAAAAAGAAATAGAAAATGAAGGAGAAATGGTTTTTACTTCAGAAAATTTAATGAAGAAATCATTTACTGTAAATATCATTAAAGAAGCCATGCGTTTGCATTCTCCGGCTTGGGCGATTGATCGTGAAGCTTTAGAAGATGATAGTTTTAAAGAATATTCGTGGCCAAAAGGCACTTTAATCATCCTTTACATAAGCGGACTTCACAGAAATCCAAAATATTGGGAACATCCGGACTCGTTTATTCCTGAACGTTTTGAGGATGAAAATTCTAAAAATTTCGCCTACTATCCTTTCGGAGCCGGCCCTCGACTTTGCATCGGTGAGCATTTTGCTATGATGGAAATGGCTCTTATCGTCCGTAAATTCTACAGAAGGTTCACATTTATATCATATCAGAAAAAATTAGAGAAAAAAGCTCTTGTTACCTTAAGACCTATCAGCTTAAAAGGTAAAATTATCAATAATTTGGCTTAG
- a CDS encoding HD domain-containing protein: MKIQKEIDFILAVDALKNVQRRNYNADDSRRENTAEHSWQIIILAQILFPYAKNRADIDLLRVIRMLSIHDLVEIEAGDTFLFDEAAMVGKFERERQSAQNIFGILDEPLRTEFFNLWLEFEEEQTPDAIFACAIDRIMPFILNSYTSGKSWTEAGVTENQVRNMLENAISRASDEMGEAFQYLMIKNLETEKVVR, translated from the coding sequence ATGAAGATACAGAAAGAAATCGATTTTATTTTAGCCGTTGATGCTTTAAAAAATGTACAGAGAAGAAATTACAATGCCGATGATTCAAGAAGAGAAAATACCGCTGAACATTCATGGCAGATTATTATTTTAGCTCAAATTCTTTTTCCATATGCGAAAAACAGAGCAGATATTGATTTATTAAGAGTAATCAGAATGCTTTCGATTCACGATTTAGTAGAAATTGAAGCTGGAGATACTTTCTTATTTGATGAAGCAGCAATGGTCGGGAAATTTGAAAGAGAAAGACAATCCGCTCAAAATATTTTCGGAATTTTAGATGAACCTTTACGTACTGAGTTCTTCAATCTTTGGCTTGAATTTGAGGAAGAACAAACTCCTGATGCTATTTTTGCCTGTGCGATCGACCGGATTATGCCATTCATCTTGAATTCTTATACCTCAGGAAAAAGCTGGACAGAAGCCGGAGTAACCGAAAATCAAGTCAGAAATATGTTGGAAAATGCAATCAGCAGAGCTTCAGATGAAATGGGAGAAGCTTTTCAGTATTTAATGATTAAAAATTTAGAAACTGAGAAAGTTGTAAGATAA
- a CDS encoding acyl-CoA thioesterase, whose protein sequence is MTTEERIQASETSIFKAVFPNTTNHYDTLFGGTAMQLMDEVAFITATRFARKRVVTVSSDKIDFKRPIPAGTIVELIGKVSHVGTTSMKVNVEIYTEQMYSYERERAIVGDFTFVAIDEFKKPIQIL, encoded by the coding sequence ATGACTACAGAAGAAAGAATTCAAGCATCTGAAACCAGCATCTTTAAAGCGGTTTTTCCTAACACAACCAATCATTACGACACCCTTTTTGGTGGTACAGCGATGCAATTGATGGATGAAGTGGCATTTATCACCGCTACCCGATTTGCCAGAAAAAGAGTGGTAACGGTAAGCAGCGACAAGATAGATTTTAAAAGACCAATTCCCGCAGGAACTATTGTGGAGTTAATCGGTAAAGTTTCTCACGTCGGAACAACAAGTATGAAGGTAAATGTAGAAATCTACACCGAACAAATGTATTCTTACGAAAGAGAAAGAGCAATTGTTGGTGATTTTACTTTTGTGGCGATTGATGAATTTAAGAAGCCAATTCAAATATTATAA
- a CDS encoding YcxB family protein translates to MTVKTQITFKDFWVFYLKSSLIRFFGFPIIAVLLFIFKGFLDGDEQDIFKNASIWLLVLWVFMTIRGYFSIKKAYYSDKKIQENISYTFVEDKIKTEGETFENDFHWNTVSRVKELKDWFLIYHSLQTMNMIPKKDFTKQEIVMLRTIIKNNGVKAKLRND, encoded by the coding sequence ATGACTGTAAAGACACAAATTACTTTCAAAGATTTTTGGGTTTTTTATTTAAAAAGTTCTTTAATAAGATTTTTTGGTTTTCCAATTATAGCTGTTTTACTTTTTATATTTAAAGGTTTTCTGGATGGCGATGAGCAGGATATTTTTAAAAATGCTTCCATCTGGTTGCTTGTTTTATGGGTTTTCATGACTATTAGAGGTTATTTTAGCATTAAAAAAGCTTATTATTCAGACAAAAAAATACAGGAAAATATTTCTTACACTTTCGTTGAAGATAAAATTAAAACCGAAGGAGAAACATTTGAAAACGATTTTCATTGGAACACTGTTTCCAGAGTAAAAGAATTAAAAGATTGGTTTCTTATTTATCATAGTTTGCAAACAATGAATATGATTCCTAAAAAGGATTTTACAAAACAAGAAATTGTAATGCTGAGAACGATTATTAAGAATAATGGCGTAAAAGCGAAACTTAGAAACGATTAA